The Tumebacillus sp. BK434 genome segment CGCTTTCGATTGGACACGACAGGCGGCGAGAGCGCTGTGGTGCATATCAAACAAAGCCGCGAGCAGGCACTCCGCTACGGCGATGTGCTGGAGATCTCAGCCGTGCTGGAAACGCCGTCCCCGGCGCGGAATCCGGGCGCATTTGACGCGAAGTCTTATTATGCGCGCCAAGGGATTCATTATGCGCTGAACGCGAAGCACTACCGCTTGCTCGGCCATGATGACCGGGGATGGCAGGGACGCTTTTTTCTCCCGATCCGTCAGCAGCTGCTCCGCGTGGTCAACGAACAGTTCCCCGGCGATCAAGGCGCTGTGGTCGCAGGGCTGGTGCTCGGGATCACCTCGGAGATCGACGACGTGACGATGGATTCGTTTCGTGTAATGGGCGTCGTGCACATTCTGGCGGTGTCAGGCGCAAATGTGGCGATGATCCTGTTGCCGTTTCTGGCGCTGTTCAAACGCCTGCACATATCGGACCGCAACCGTTACCTGCTCGGCATCCTGCTCGTGCTGCTCTACGGCGGCATCACCGGTGGCGGACCTTCCGTCCTGCGGGCTTGCACGATGGCGATCGTCTGGCTGGTGTCGCGCCTCGTCGCGCGCGAGACCGATCTGTTCACCTCATGGGCGCTGGCCGGATGGATCGCGCTGCTGCTAAATCCGCAGACGCTGTACGAACCCGGTTTTCAGCTGACGATGATCCTCACGATCGGACTGCTCTTGCTCCCCGACCGGCTGCGCTTTCTGTTCCAAAAGTTCCCCGGCAGACTTTCCACACTCCTCGCGGTCACCTTGGCTGCCGAACTGATGTCGATCCCGCTCGTCCTCACGTTTTACCCCGCCTTCACTCCGCTCACTTTGCTCGCCAACCTCCTGATCGTGCCGCTGTTGACCGTTTTAGTCCCGCTCGCCGTCCTCACCATGCTGCTTGGCTTGATTCATCCGCTCGCGGCATTTTTGCCGGCCTGTGTGGCGCGGCTGCTGCTCGACCTGCTCATCCTTCCGCTTCAATACGCAGGACAAGCCCGCTGGCTCGTGCGCAATTACCAGGCGCCGCCGCTGTGGTGGCTGTTCAGCTATTATGCCTGGTGGTGGCTCTTCGCACAGCGCAAGCAGGCCAAAAGCCTCGCCATTCTTGCCATCTGCCTCGTTCTGCCCCTGCTGGTTCACGACCAGCCGCTGCGCGTCACTTTTCTCGATGTCGGCCAAGGCGATTCTGCCATCATCCAGACACCCCAAGGCCGCGTCTGGCTCATCGACGCAGGCGGCATCCCCGGCTTCATCCGCAGCGACTATGACGTAGGCAAGCGCGTCGTCGTTCCGGCACTCGCTTCTTATGGCATCGACCGCATCGACGTGCTCCTGCTGACACATGCGGACGAAGACCACATCCGCGGAGCTGCAGCTGTGCTGGAACACTTTCCAGTGGGCCAAGTGCTCGTCTCCAACAGCAGCGACCCGAGCCCCTTTTTCCAAGAGCTTCTCCACCAGATCAGGCAAAAGCGCATCCCGATCCTCGAACCGCGGGCCGGCCAATCCATCACGCTTGAAGACGGCATCACAGCCCGATTCTGGAACCCGGCAAGCTCGCCATCCGCAATTTCTGATCTTACCGACTCCAACGCCAACTCTCTCGTCTTCTCCCTGCACACGCTTGACCACACCTTCCTTTTTACCGCCGACGCCGAACAGCCCACCGCGCAACTCCGGCACGTCGACGTGCTCAAAGTCCCGCACCACGGCAGCAAAAACGCGAGCGCGCCCGGCTTCACCATCCGCCACGCCATCCTCTCCGTCGGCGCCAAGAACCGCTACGGCCACCCCGCCCCTTCGACGCTTCAACAGCTGGAGCAGGCAAATGCCGTCATCTGGCGCACCGACCGCCAAGGGGCGATCGAAGTCATCTCCCGCCACAACGCCTTGCGCATCAAAACGTGGCTGCCCGCACACGCTACGCCATAAGGGGGTGGCGTCTGATGAGCAATCATCGACGGGTGCTGAATCCAAACGCGCAAGAGGCACTTGAACACCTGAAGTACGAGGTGGCGCAAGAACTCGGACTTGACGACGACATTCAGCAAAAAGGCTGGGGTGAGATGACCACCCGCGAAGTCGGCAAGATCGGCGGAGGAATGGTACGCAAGATGATTCGCTTTGCAGAAGCCGAAATGGCCGCCAGAAACG includes the following:
- a CDS encoding alpha/beta-type small acid-soluble spore protein codes for the protein MSNHRRVLNPNAQEALEHLKYEVAQELGLDDDIQQKGWGEMTTREVGKIGGGMVRKMIRFAEAEMAARNGQIDMSQPDQGGAS
- a CDS encoding DNA internalization-related competence protein ComEC/Rec2, which encodes MHGLAFAAGIGCAQVPLSAHGWLVLCLLLAVLVVSLSLPLLKRRLKQGMAATAGLLLTPTFALAWAAGLFYACGYEWGHRPAMESYVGQDVVVQGKVAAEPVWKKGVWRFRLDTTGGESAVVHIKQSREQALRYGDVLEISAVLETPSPARNPGAFDAKSYYARQGIHYALNAKHYRLLGHDDRGWQGRFFLPIRQQLLRVVNEQFPGDQGAVVAGLVLGITSEIDDVTMDSFRVMGVVHILAVSGANVAMILLPFLALFKRLHISDRNRYLLGILLVLLYGGITGGGPSVLRACTMAIVWLVSRLVARETDLFTSWALAGWIALLLNPQTLYEPGFQLTMILTIGLLLLPDRLRFLFQKFPGRLSTLLAVTLAAELMSIPLVLTFYPAFTPLTLLANLLIVPLLTVLVPLAVLTMLLGLIHPLAAFLPACVARLLLDLLILPLQYAGQARWLVRNYQAPPLWWLFSYYAWWWLFAQRKQAKSLAILAICLVLPLLVHDQPLRVTFLDVGQGDSAIIQTPQGRVWLIDAGGIPGFIRSDYDVGKRVVVPALASYGIDRIDVLLLTHADEDHIRGAAAVLEHFPVGQVLVSNSSDPSPFFQELLHQIRQKRIPILEPRAGQSITLEDGITARFWNPASSPSAISDLTDSNANSLVFSLHTLDHTFLFTADAEQPTAQLRHVDVLKVPHHGSKNASAPGFTIRHAILSVGAKNRYGHPAPSTLQQLEQANAVIWRTDRQGAIEVISRHNALRIKTWLPAHATP